The following are from one region of the Coffea eugenioides isolate CCC68of chromosome 2, Ceug_1.0, whole genome shotgun sequence genome:
- the LOC113758049 gene encoding uncharacterized protein LOC113758049: MANTQTLRELAAPELTHQPLCITFPTLAENTAFELKSGLIHLLPSFHGLSGEEPHKHVKEFEVVCSSMKPPGVTEEQIRLRAFPFSLKDAAKDWLYYLPAGSITTWAQLKKKFLEKFFPASQAASLRKKICSIKQYPGESLYDYWERFNKLCTRCPQHQISEQLLIQYFYEGLQSSDRSIIDATSGGALANKTSREAWLLIEAMAENSQQFGFRESNPTRRVNEMESTSIQQQLSELTFVVRQLAVGNVPQVKACGICTNVGHPTDSCPILQEDGAEQVNMAGGVPAPRRQYDPYSNTYNPGWRDHPNFNYSNRPQNAFSNRPPGFQQPWQQKSQPSSFNSGSSLEEIVKSLATTTTQLQQETRTLVTTTAQLQQETRSLVASTTQFQQDTKAGMKDMETRMSQMATAINRLESHVYEKLPS, encoded by the coding sequence ATGGCCAACACCCAAACATTAAGGGAGCTGGCTGCCCCGGAGCTGACTCACCAGCCCTTATGCATCACATTCCCCACTTTGGCTGAGAATACTGCTTTCGAACTGAAGTCGGGGTTGATTCACCTCTTACCTTCTTTCCATGGTCTCTCTGGCGAAGAACCCCACAAGCACGTTAAGGAGTTCGAGGTGGTTTGCTCTAGTATGAAACCTCCTGGGGTCACTGAAGAGCAAATTAGACTGAGAGCCTTTCCGttctctctcaaggatgcaGCTAAAGATTGGCTGTACTACCTACCAGCAGGTAGTATTACCACATGGgcacagttgaaaaagaaatttttggaaaaattcttccctgcatCTCAGGCTGCAAGTCTGAGGAAGAAAATTTGCAGCATTAAGCAGTATCCCGGGGAGTCCCTATACGATTATTGGGAAAGGTTCAataagttgtgcactagatgcccacagcatcaaattagtgaacaactatTGATCCAATATTTCTATGAGGGACTCCAGTCGTCCGACAGGAGTATCATTGATGCTACAAGCGGGGGAGCGCTGGCAAATAAGACCTCGAGGGAAGCATGGCTGCTCATTGAAGCTATGGCAGAGAATTCTCAACAGTTTGGCTTCCGTGAGAGTAACCCTACCCGCAGGGTTAATGAGATGGAGTCGACATCTATTCAGCAACAGTTGTCGGAGTTAACATTCGTTGTTCGACAATTAGCTGTGGGAAATGTGCCCCAAGTAAAGGCCTGTGGGATCTGCACAAATGTGGGCCACCCTACTGACTCATGCCCTATTTTGCAAGAGGATGGAGCTGAACAAGTGAATATGGCtggaggcgtgcccgcgcctCGTAGGCAGTACGATCCGTACTCCAATACGTACAATCCGGGTTGGAGAGATCACCCCAATTTCAACTATAGTAATAGGCCACAAAATGCATTCTCCAATCGTCCACCAGGATTTCAGCAACCTTGGCAACAAAAGTCTCAACCCTCGTCCTTTAACTCAGGAAGTTCTTTGGAGGAAATTGTCAAGAGTTTGGCCACGACTACCACTCAGCTCCAGCAGGAGACTAGAACCTTAGTCACGACCACTGCTCAACTCCAGCAAGAGACTAGGTCCTTGGTCGCGAGCACTACTCAGTTCCAACAGGACACTAAAGCAGGCATGAAAGACATGGAGACTCGCATGAGTCAAATGGCAACTGCCATTAATCGCCTGGAGTCCCATGTCTATGAGAAATTGCCATCGTAA
- the LOC113758056 gene encoding uncharacterized protein LOC113758056 codes for MTLRNGKEVEGPKVTNLKSKSEDEIEKEIEEEGHIRGDPEVTGTPSIPVKSNLPHFPCRLVKTKKAEKEKEILDVFRKVEINIPLLEAIKQVPKYAKFLKNLSTHKRKLRGDERVAVRENVSAILQRKLPPKCEDPDMFTIPCKIGNTPIRKAMLDLGASINVMPKTIFASLNLGPLKETAIIIQLTDRTNAYPEGLVEDVLVQVNELVFPADFYILDMGDEKSLNPSPILLGRPFLSTVRTKIDVNEGTFSMKFDGETVNFNIFEETFELDGEDALEVALTKHLELGVTLDVDMRDELHHTIEAVHSLPTVSPRYEFTSLFVPEVQTKSLPSVVQAPELELKPLPKHLKYAFLGDRETLPMIISAHLSPSQEDRLM; via the exons atgacatTAAGGAATGGCAAGGAAGTTGAGGGGCCAAAGGTCACGAACTTGAAGAGTAAAAGTGAAGACGAGATCGAGAAGGAGATAGAGGAAGAAGGACACATTCGTGGAGATCCTGAGGTAACTGGTACACCATCAATACCCGTTAAATCTAATTTACCCCATTTTCCATGCAGGTTGGTAAAGACGAAGAAggcagagaaggaaaaagagatcCTGGACGTATTCAGGAAAGTGGAGATCAATATCCCATTGTTGGAAGCAATTAAGCAAGTGCCGAAGTACgcgaaatttctcaagaacTTAAGCACCCATAAGAGGAAATTGAGAGGGGATGAAAGAGTAGCGGTGAGAGAAAACGTATCAGCCATACTCCAAAGAAAGCTCCCACCCAAGTGTGAAGATCCAGATATGTTCACGATCCCGTGCAAAATAGGAAATACACCGATTAGAAAAGCAATGTTAGATTTAGGGGCGTCAATTAATGTGATGCCAAAGACCATTTTTGCTTCTCTGAACCTTGGGCCACTAAAAGAAACAGCCATCATAATCCAACTAACTGATCGCACAAATGCTTATCCAGAGGGGCTAGTTGAGGATGTTTTGGTTCAGGTAAATGAATTAGTCTTTCCTGCAGACTTTTATATCTTGGACATGGGAGATGAAAAATCATTAAACCCGTCACCTATCTTGTTAGGTAGACCGTTTCTTAGCACCGTCAGGACTAAAATAGATGTGAATGAGGGTactttttcaatgaaatttgatggtgAAACTGTGAATTTTAACATTTTTGAG GAAACTTTTGAATTGGATGGTGAAGATGCATTAGAAGTGGCCCTAACCAAGCATCTTGAGTTGGGTGTGACTCTTGATGTGGACATGAGGGATGAGCTACACCACACAATTGAAGCCGTGCACTCACTTCCAACCGTATCTCCAAGGTATGAGTTTACTTCTCTTTTTGTGCCAGAGGTTCAGACAAAGTCGCTTCCTTCAGTTGTGCAGGCACCGGAGTTAGAGCTAAAACCTCTTCCGAAACATCTAAAGTACGCATTCCTAGGAGACCGGGAGACGCTTCCGATGATCATCTCTGCACATCTATCTCCAAGTCAAGAGGACAGACTGATGTGA